In one window of Coralliovum pocilloporae DNA:
- the hslV gene encoding ATP-dependent protease subunit HslV encodes MTTIVTVRKNGKVVVAGDGQVSLGQTVIKNNARKVRPLGKGDVIAGFAGATADAFTLFERLEAKLEQYPGQLMRACVEMAKDWRTDRYLRRLEAMMIVADKQTTLVLTGTGDVLEPVDGITGIGSGGNFALAAARALADVEPDAETIARKAMAIAADICVYTNDSLVVEALDE; translated from the coding sequence ATGACGACGATTGTTACAGTGCGCAAGAACGGCAAGGTGGTCGTGGCCGGAGACGGACAGGTCAGCCTCGGTCAGACTGTGATCAAGAACAATGCCCGGAAGGTGCGGCCATTGGGCAAGGGCGATGTCATCGCCGGTTTTGCCGGTGCAACGGCAGATGCCTTCACCCTGTTCGAACGTCTGGAAGCCAAGCTTGAACAATATCCAGGCCAGCTGATGCGTGCCTGCGTGGAGATGGCCAAGGACTGGCGGACAGACCGCTATCTCAGACGGCTTGAGGCCATGATGATCGTGGCTGACAAACAGACGACACTGGTTCTGACCGGAACAGGCGATGTTCTTGAACCGGTTGACGGCATTACCGGCATCGGATCAGGCGGCAATTTCGCTCTGGCAGCAGCCCGTGCCCTGGCTGATGTGGAACCGGATGCAGAAACGATTGCACGAAAGGCGATGGCGATTGCCGCCGATATCTGCGTCTACACCAATGATTCTCTGGTGGTTGAAGCCCTGGATGAATAA
- the hisB gene encoding imidazoleglycerol-phosphate dehydratase HisB gives MRQGASERTTNETDISVSINLDGTGAFDIETGVGFLDHMLEQLSRHSLIDMKVRAKGDLHIDMHHTTEDVGIALGLALKQALGDKKGIRRYAHCYLPMDEALTRASVDVSGRPFLVWDASFPSPKIGEFDTELFEEWFRAFAINAGLTLHMTCLYGSNSHHIAESAFKALARALREAVEIDPRRADAVPSTKGQLGD, from the coding sequence ATGCGTCAGGGCGCATCTGAGCGGACAACGAATGAGACGGATATCTCCGTTTCCATCAATCTTGATGGTACGGGAGCTTTTGACATCGAAACCGGTGTCGGCTTTCTCGACCATATGCTCGAACAATTGTCCCGACATTCCCTGATTGACATGAAAGTCCGCGCCAAGGGTGATCTGCATATCGATATGCACCACACAACGGAAGATGTGGGCATTGCGCTTGGTCTGGCACTGAAGCAGGCTCTTGGCGACAAGAAGGGCATCCGTCGCTATGCCCATTGCTATCTGCCGATGGATGAAGCGTTGACACGGGCTAGTGTGGATGTATCCGGTCGTCCGTTTCTGGTCTGGGATGCATCCTTCCCAAGCCCGAAAATCGGTGAGTTCGATACAGAGCTGTTTGAGGAATGGTTTCGCGCCTTTGCCATTAATGCCGGGCTGACCCTGCACATGACCTGCCTCTATGGCTCCAACTCTCATCATATTGCGGAAAGCGCCTTCAAGGCTCTGGCCCGCGCTTTGAGAGAGGCTGTGGAAATCGACCCGCGCCGGGCCGATGCCGTTCCATCGACCAAAGGCCAGCTCGGGGATTGA
- a CDS encoding DUF2628 domain-containing protein — protein sequence MAIYTVLARGSDLSDAEAFVDGSVFVKNGFSVLAAAFPALWLIWNRLWLELLAYGLALLGLYMLSGVMHPVGLVILHSLVVLYLALEATSLHTSALLRRGYKELGVVTGHDREECEARFLSHWFGQLDHPATMAVKSSASTGRPVPSDGIIGLFPQPEAKG from the coding sequence ATGGCAATCTACACGGTTCTCGCCCGTGGTTCAGACCTCTCTGATGCGGAAGCCTTTGTAGACGGAAGTGTCTTTGTCAAAAACGGCTTTTCGGTTCTGGCGGCGGCTTTTCCTGCGCTCTGGCTTATCTGGAACAGACTCTGGCTTGAACTGCTGGCTTATGGCCTGGCCCTTTTGGGTCTTTATATGCTGTCAGGTGTCATGCATCCGGTTGGTCTGGTGATCCTGCACAGTCTTGTGGTTCTGTATCTGGCACTGGAGGCGACATCGCTGCACACCAGTGCACTTCTGCGCAGGGGATACAAAGAACTCGGTGTGGTCACCGGGCATGATCGTGAGGAATGCGAAGCCCGGTTTCTGTCTCACTGGTTTGGACAGCTTGATCACCCGGCAACCATGGCTGTGAAATCTTCTGCATCGACCGGGCGGCCCGTGCCGTCAGATGGCATCATTGGACTGTTTCCTCAACCTGAGGCCAAAGGATGA